One window of the Prochlorococcus marinus XMU1411 genome contains the following:
- a CDS encoding YkvA family protein, with protein MKENYKTQEKIYDAEVLESSTFDENIIIKILIKAGRTIAKPALEVLEMALDPFTPAQVRVSLMAALAYLIMPFDLFPDFMPLVGFSDDFVALTAVLSIWSKYMTPSIRARAENKLNKLFPFF; from the coding sequence ATGAAAGAGAATTACAAAACCCAAGAAAAAATCTACGATGCTGAAGTTTTAGAGAGTTCAACATTTGATGAAAATATCATTATCAAGATTCTTATTAAAGCAGGAAGAACAATTGCCAAGCCTGCCTTAGAAGTTTTGGAGATGGCCTTAGATCCTTTTACTCCTGCACAAGTAAGAGTTTCATTAATGGCTGCACTAGCCTATTTAATAATGCCATTTGATCTTTTCCCTGACTTTATGCCTTTAGTTGGGTTTAGTGATGATTTTGTAGCCCTTACAGCAGTACTCAGTATATGGAGCAAATACATGACTCCTTCAATAAGAGCAAGAGCAGAGAATAAGCTTAATAAGTTATTTCCTTTTTTTTGA
- a CDS encoding DUF3007 family protein has product MTKGKVIQIGLLISFIGLISYKFAPQNGIENFTSTTLSSCILILIVITWVTSYVYRVINGKMTFMEQRKRYRKEYEKIVNDKLETKFNSLSKEEQQKLMEDLEKNP; this is encoded by the coding sequence TTGACTAAAGGTAAAGTTATACAAATAGGTTTATTGATTTCATTTATTGGATTAATTAGTTATAAATTTGCACCGCAAAATGGCATCGAAAATTTTACATCTACTACTCTCTCAAGTTGTATCTTGATTTTGATTGTTATTACTTGGGTAACATCTTATGTTTATAGAGTTATAAATGGAAAAATGACGTTTATGGAACAAAGGAAGCGTTATAGAAAAGAGTATGAAAAAATTGTTAATGATAAACTAGAAACCAAATTCAATTCATTGTCAAAGGAAGAGCAGCAAAAACTAATGGAAGATTTAGAGAAAAATCCATAA
- the pyrC gene encoding dihydroorotase, whose product MKTLTIIKPDDWHLHLREGLVLKNIIHFTSKFFGRAIVMPNTKTPITSVESAISYKKSIIEALSESSKFEPLMTMYLTDETNKAELINGFKNNIFFAAKLYPANATTNSSHGVKKIENLYNIFESMQDNGMPLLIHGEVTDSEVDVFDREEVFIDKELSQITKRFPKLKIVLEHITTSYAVDFVQENNIGATITPHHLHINRNAMFFGGLNSDFYCLPVAKRENNRLALRRAATSGKKCFFLGTDSAPHLRKWKAFCGCAGIFNSPVAIESYLTVFEEEDALDNFEKFASLNGPNFYNVSPNKEKLKLVSRPNKIKEFIDVVEENNIVGQIKPFHAGEILHWQVEGLVN is encoded by the coding sequence TTGAAGACTTTAACTATAATAAAACCTGATGATTGGCATTTACATTTAAGAGAAGGTCTTGTATTAAAAAATATCATTCATTTTACTTCCAAATTTTTTGGAAGAGCTATCGTTATGCCAAATACTAAAACTCCTATTACATCCGTTGAAAGCGCTATCTCTTACAAAAAATCTATTATTGAAGCGTTATCAGAAAGTTCTAAGTTTGAACCACTAATGACGATGTATCTTACAGATGAGACTAATAAAGCAGAGCTAATAAATGGTTTCAAAAATAATATCTTTTTCGCAGCAAAATTATACCCTGCTAATGCGACAACAAATTCCAGTCATGGAGTAAAGAAAATAGAAAATCTATATAATATTTTCGAATCAATGCAAGATAATGGAATGCCTCTTTTAATTCACGGGGAAGTGACTGATTCTGAAGTAGATGTATTCGATAGAGAAGAGGTTTTTATAGATAAAGAACTCTCCCAAATAACTAAAAGATTTCCAAAATTAAAAATTGTTTTAGAACATATAACCACCTCTTATGCCGTAGATTTTGTTCAAGAAAATAATATTGGAGCTACTATTACTCCGCATCATTTGCATATAAATAGAAATGCAATGTTTTTTGGAGGTTTAAATAGTGATTTTTACTGCTTACCAGTTGCTAAGAGAGAAAATAATAGACTCGCTTTAAGGAGAGCTGCAACAAGTGGAAAAAAATGTTTTTTCTTGGGAACTGACTCTGCTCCACACCTTAGGAAGTGGAAGGCTTTTTGTGGATGTGCTGGCATTTTTAATTCGCCAGTAGCAATAGAAAGCTATTTAACAGTATTCGAAGAGGAAGATGCTCTAGATAATTTTGAAAAGTTTGCAAGTTTAAATGGCCCCAATTTTTATAATGTTTCCCCAAATAAAGAAAAATTAAAATTAGTTTCTAGACCTAATAAAATTAAAGAATTTATTGATGTTGTTGAAGAAAATAATATTGTCGGACAAATAAAACCATTTCATGCAGGTGAAATTTTACACTGGCAAGTAGAAGGTTTAGTAAATTAA
- a CDS encoding NAD(P)H-quinone oxidoreductase subunit L, with protein MESFFNNSLATLIAYIGIISTYLLVIPLLLFYWMNNRWNIMGKFERLGIYGLVFLFFPGLILFSPFLNLRLKGSGKG; from the coding sequence ATGGAAAGTTTTTTTAATAATTCATTAGCTACTTTAATTGCTTATATTGGAATTATTTCTACCTATTTATTGGTTATTCCATTATTACTATTTTACTGGATGAATAATAGATGGAATATTATGGGCAAATTTGAAAGATTAGGAATTTATGGCCTTGTATTTCTTTTCTTTCCAGGTTTAATTTTATTTTCTCCATTTTTAAATCTCAGATTGAAAGGAAGTGGTAAAGGGTAA
- a CDS encoding AbrB family transcriptional regulator — MLTGSDLLAKVKELGDVSKSDLVRACGYVSNKKNGGERLNFTAFYEALLEAKGVNLGDSGVAGIGKGGRKLSYIATVQGNGNLLIGKAYTALLDLKAGDEFEIKLGRKQIRLLPTEGS, encoded by the coding sequence ATGCTAACTGGAAGCGATCTCCTTGCAAAAGTTAAAGAACTTGGTGATGTTAGCAAATCTGACCTAGTTCGCGCCTGTGGATATGTTTCTAATAAGAAAAACGGAGGTGAACGATTAAACTTTACCGCATTTTATGAAGCACTTTTAGAAGCAAAAGGGGTTAATCTTGGTGATTCTGGAGTCGCAGGTATTGGGAAAGGTGGAAGAAAACTTAGTTATATAGCTACAGTTCAAGGCAATGGAAATCTTCTAATTGGGAAAGCGTATACAGCACTTCTTGATTTAAAAGCAGGTGATGAATTCGAAATTAAGCTAGGAAGAAAACAAATTAGATTATTACCTACAGAAGGATCTTAA
- the trpA gene encoding tryptophan synthase subunit alpha translates to MKDNKMQITKNESLSKVDEKFVELKNNKKLALMPFIMAGDPNIEITSEILLKLQENGADLIELGIPYSDPLADGPVIQVAASRALKSGTNPRKVIKLLESLKGKLNIPIILFSYLNPLLCFGFENFCEMASNAGVSGLIVPDLPLEEAYKFSKIVSNHSIDLILLVAPTTPFERMKQISNHTKGFTYLVSVTGVTGERNKMENRVENLIAKLKDVNSNPIAVGFGISTPEHVNKVREWGADGVIIGSAFVKRISSSSEKDVVYHVGKFCKEMRLAADQKK, encoded by the coding sequence ATGAAAGATAACAAAATGCAAATTACTAAAAACGAATCTCTATCTAAGGTAGATGAGAAGTTTGTTGAGTTAAAAAATAACAAAAAATTAGCTTTGATGCCTTTCATCATGGCTGGGGATCCCAATATTGAAATAACTTCTGAGATCCTATTGAAGTTACAAGAAAATGGAGCTGACCTTATTGAATTAGGTATCCCTTACAGTGATCCACTTGCAGACGGACCAGTTATTCAAGTTGCGGCCTCTCGCGCCTTAAAGTCAGGTACTAATCCAAGAAAAGTAATTAAACTTTTAGAGTCTTTAAAAGGCAAATTAAATATTCCCATCATTCTTTTTTCTTACTTAAATCCATTACTATGTTTTGGTTTTGAAAATTTTTGCGAGATGGCATCTAATGCTGGAGTTTCTGGACTAATAGTTCCTGATCTTCCTTTAGAGGAAGCTTATAAATTTTCTAAAATAGTTAGTAACCATTCCATAGACTTGATTTTATTGGTAGCTCCTACTACTCCTTTTGAAAGAATGAAACAAATATCAAATCATACAAAAGGCTTTACTTATTTAGTAAGTGTTACTGGTGTCACTGGTGAGAGAAATAAAATGGAAAATAGAGTAGAAAATCTTATTGCTAAATTAAAAGATGTAAATAGCAATCCAATTGCTGTTGGTTTTGGGATATCTACCCCTGAACATGTAAATAAAGTTCGTGAGTGGGGAGCAGATGGAGTAATTATTGGAAGTGCATTTGTAAAACGAATTTCTAGTTCAAGTGAAAAAGATGTCGTCTATCATGTAGGTAAATTTTGTAAAGAAATGCGTTTAGCTGCAGATCAAAAAAAATAA
- a CDS encoding YciI family protein, translated as MEKFVVFGKYCQDAIIKREPFREQHLNRLKNLKDRDILITLGPTKCTKYLFGIFNANDENELKDLIEEDIYWKKGIWINYDIYPWIQAF; from the coding sequence ATGGAAAAGTTTGTAGTTTTTGGAAAGTACTGTCAAGATGCAATTATTAAAAGGGAACCATTTCGTGAACAACATCTTAATAGACTTAAAAACTTAAAAGATCGAGATATACTTATTACATTAGGGCCAACAAAATGCACCAAATATTTGTTTGGAATTTTTAATGCTAATGATGAAAATGAGTTGAAAGATCTTATTGAGGAAGATATATATTGGAAAAAAGGTATATGGATTAATTATGATATTTATCCCTGGATTCAGGCGTTTTAA